GAAAGTGATGACTTAAATCTGTGTAACCGATGTAGACTATGACGTGTAGCTTATGTACCCTTAATGTAGGTGGGATATCAACGGATACCAATAATgcaaatttgcatgataattaTGGTTAACCCCTCTTCTTAAAGTGACATGTTCCTTGAAGCCAGAAACAGGGGACCTGACTGTCTGAGGCTGAATGGGTCATGTGATTGCGTTTATTTATTACCTTCGCAGTTATTCTGAAGTGACAGGTTAaggatttttggctagtggatacgtctttgggtagggagtaagtcgtgtaagtttgggccccctggcagcttgttttgaactgcagtgggcgattttgttgttatctttgaaagAGAGTAAATCAAGCAGGGGTTGGTGGATtcgcattatttttggtatgtacataccttaggtaatgattaaaatcctgaaatgtattgtatgcaaatcggggcttaatttacatgataattagaagaatgtgtaaatccttcAATCGACCTCTTTTCTGGACAGTCAGTGCTCAGTGTCTAACTACATCTGTGCTGCAGACTTGTGtagttcatgacatatttgtgtcagcaaaacatagatgttattgttgctaacacattgtttattagttctcactttgcaagtgccatgttgtttgtttgtgcactatgggaaggggtttctccattttgatgtCAAGGGGTGTTTTCCCCCTTATTTTGGTGATGCTTatgtggcagggaaaagtggaagcttggtggtttgtggccttttcattacctttgccaagaagattaaacttttggttaaggcttaagccatagtgttaggtgagtctttatgtaggtcaacagtatgactggagaactgattgatggatcttcatgatacttggtattgagtagcggtcgcagaaacaaaggttgagtttgaaaGTGGTTCGCCCTGTATcttccgtcggtactgcagcgggctcagtgtgtgagtgtgtgcagataacataacttgagaagctttaaaacctttaagtcattgataaaggCATTCTCCATAACAACCCTTGATtgtttggcaaaggtatgtgtttcgtggaactctagtttatttattAAAACTTCACAGCTTTTTTAGATTAACAGAGGATTTTCtgacatacaacatgtacattaacaaatactaattgtgcaaattaggtTCTCATTTGAATAATAGATGCAAAAATGCCATAATTCCGAAGtagtaaatgatgggaatttcatacttgtgacatgtgcaaATTAGTAAAATGTGAATGTCACCATGCatggattatgtaaatgtgaaagGTATTTGCATAAAACTtaaaaagctctaaatatttcgtGGAGGTATGAAGTCTCCGAACTCTTGGTTTCAAAGTGACATTTCTGCATAGTAatgaattgttttgttttgttcttaaaATTCTACATGAAGTCATTTGAAGTAAGGCCTCATTGATTCTATTATATGGCAGACACCCTTGTGCGAATCCCTTTTCTACCATTTCAAACAAGAAAAGTTTCCACCATCCTGTAAATCGTAAAagacaccttttttttttacgccCGCATCCGTtttgaggttcccagaggatgtcatccatataattatgggtgggtaccggtacagaaaattcaggtccaggtccggtccagaggatcaggtccaggtccggacctgattcagtatgactcataccaatggtccatttcactacaaagaaatctgtttggtggagtatttatttacactggcgttttaaaatcctacaacgctaactgcacctgtgcgattggctgtaaaacttggtagaaattactataaactctactctacttcactcttgttattttcttccacctgcaagtgccaaaacgagtgaatgcctgataaaataatctgttaattttctaatcggtccagcatccggtcacctaattttttcaggtccgttttttctggactggtccaataagaaaaaacggttttgtaccggtacgctgtaccgatatcCAGCCCTACATATAATAGAATCTGCATGGCCAATTAAAGATCAATAAAAGATCTGACACAAAAATACAGCCCATACAAGGTGTGGTACACAATATTTTACTGAAATTTTCTCAGACCCTGGACAATGAAATGGCGATAAAAATAATGCCATTTCTTGGAAATCATGATTTTTATCTCCTAAAACACTATGAGTCCAGAAATTTTACAGGATTCCTCTCTGTTCTGGTGGTAGCTCTTATGTACAGATGTTCTACAATATGTACATGAGGTTGGTACCGTGGCTAGGGAGGTTGGTAGACATGATTTTAACTTTCCAAAGACTAGAAAAATGCAGCTTCCTTCTTGTTCAAAGGGTAGCACACTAACTGGATAGGAGAATCCAATACAGTAGCTACCTGTTGGTTAGGAAGAACAAATTTTATAAAAGTGTAACTTGTTTCACTTTGCCACAGTATTTTAAACACAAACTAACATAAGCATTACTACCACAGAGGGAAAGGCTGATAATTAGCACATCAACAATTCACACTAAATAGTTACTGTAGAactctgaaacaaacaaaaaattaccCTCAAACTATTAGATATCCCATATGTACTTATCAAAAAGAAGTCTGGAAAGCTCATTCCTTAAAACTTCTTGTCATTCTGGAAGAACAAAAACTGATTCTGAGCCACTATTCAGAAAAAATCTACATTGTATGATACAACTACTTCTATAAACGTTTTTACAGGAAAGTCTTGTTTGTGCAAATGGGTAATGAGTTCAatagaattacatgtatgatgttaGCAACAAATGGCAGTTTGGTGtcagtgcaaaaacagaaaCTGCAACACTTTTGCTTGAACAGTAACTGCATGTCTGGCTATACAGTGACTGTATCCAGTCTGAAGTCAGTAATATCATCATCTTTTACGTCAATATTTGAGGTCCAAAAGCTACATTGTACAGCTTGTTAACATGTAAAGgggaaaaaaacatcaatatcTGAGAATAAACTAGCCTTTTCATATGTACACATACACGTGTAGGTCTATAATAACTATTGCTGTACTAAGAGTACAATTATACCTTTATCTATTCTTCCACATGTTTACCCTGTTCACGTAACAATCAGTCCTTATATCCTTGGCAATATTCTGTCACAAGCTCCCCTAACTAGAAcaatgttatgatttttggatCACATATAATGATGGCAATGGAAGATTACGACTAAAAGAAACCAGAATCTAACCAACTTATGAAGTGATACATAACTGACACCAGAACTACTGCTCTAGAACAAGATTTAACAAACTTAAACTTGAGTAAATCTACCATAGTCTACATATCATGCTAggcaaaacaaaatgaatacttatatattagataatagtttcaaattgttgccaagtactagtaatacatgttaGTAACTCCTTAACAAACCTTACGCAACCAAACCTATTGTATTCtattgtactgtattgtatcaGCATCATTTGTGATCTGTACTTATTAAATATATGGGCACCATAGCATATGGATACCTTATTAAGTCTAAGAGCTAATATCAAAGTaaatatcaaacaaaacaaactttcaacAGACAGATACCAGACTGGCCCGAGTAGGTGAAATACAAACAGTGAAGTGATACATGCACTAGTCAGTACTAAAGAATATCAGTAAATGAAGGACTCAAATATGGATTTCTGGGCATTTCAGTTCTTGGTTAAGCTTTCCCAAATACACATACTCAAAACTCATATTGTAATTCAGTGAGCAGCATGTATGATTTATGTGAAACTGTAATGAGAAGAGTTGACTTAAGTCCCAGGAGGGGGAGGTTCGTCTTTAGTAAGGGCAAGCCTTGGTTGGCGCAATGGGATGGGGGCATGCCTCATGGGTGGGGGCAGGGTGCCTCCGAAGGGCATTCCCGGGGGAGGGGGGAGCACAGGAGGGGGCAGGAACCCAGGGGGAGGTACAGGGACAGGGGGTAAAGCGGACACATACATGGGAGGAGGAGGGGCTTGGTACCCAGAGAACGAAAAAGGTGGTGCAGTGAGTGGAGGGAGAGGAGGGGCTGAAGGGGGTTGTGAGATGACTTGTGGCTGCTGCTGAGGCTGTGGTGGGGGGTTGTGCAGCTGCTGCCGCTCGTGCTGCTGCTCCTTCTGTTTCTGCTGGAGTTCCAGCTGCTTCTGGATGTGCAGCTGTGCCTGCTCCTGCAACCTCCTATGGAAATACATAGATACAAAACTTCATAAAAACTTTTCGCGGTCGCGGTTTTTGTGAGGCAGTCTTACCGCAAAACCACTGCgtacatttttccattgcagtatgtgactacagtatatgGCACTAGCATGaccttaaaaccactgcgaacactcaacTTTCCCACTAATGCGAAATTAAATctagcaaacttaaatgcatttacaataagtGAAAATACTTGGTTGATGTAAAAGTGTCATCAAAGAGGACAGGACATAAACTCTCTTACCTGTATTTGTCCATCTCCTCAGGTGAGATAGCTGGAACTTTGGCCTGGCCGACACTCTCTTCTTTCTTGTCCTGCTCTTTGTTCTCCTTTGTGACGTCTTGGCTTGGTTCCTTCCGTACGTCTGGTCGGACGATTCTTGGCGTCTGGTTCATGGTGAAGGAGATCTTGCCGGCACCTCCCTCAGCTCGAGAAGCATCCATGACAGAGGCATCAGTAGGAAGGAAGCTGTTTCCAGCCATCTCTTCAGTTGGAAGCTCTTCCAGTTTAAAGATGGCTTCAGCAACATCATCCTTCTTCCCTGTCACTGGTGACACAGCTTCCTTTTTTATCATCATCTTCTTGACAAGGGGAATCTTCCCGATGATGGGAAGAACGGCTTTCTTTTCCAGAGATGGAGGTAATTTTGGACCAAAGTAGCCGGCAGGAGGGTTCTTCAGCTTTATCCCAGCCCGAACGGCTGCATCTGCCGTTTCGTCGGAGGCACTTTTCTTGTTCCTGGCCTTCTGGAGGAGCTGTTTGGCGATGGCTGCCATGGCTTCGTTGTGAGGTCTGTCCACTGGGGATGTAACTTCTTTGCTGTTGGGTTCACTCTTGATCAGAGTAGTGGGTACTGAAACTGTCTCGGGTACATCTTCGATTGTTTGTTGTGAGGACAGCGTAGTACTTCTGTTTGCCTGATGGTGAGAGTCATCCCTTTCTCTGCTCCTTGAGTCGTCGCGTTTTTCAGAGTTCTCTCGACTCGGGCGTCTATTGTTGATGCTTCTGGATCTCCTTGGAGAGTAGCGGGAAGACTTTCGTGAGTGTCTTGAGTAGCTCCTGTCTGAGCTGTACCTGTCTTCACTGTCCGAGTAGTGCCGTTTGTGTCCTCGCCTTGCATGATGTTTGTTGTAGTCACTGTGTTCCCCTGATGTGGAGTAGTCTGAGGATGAATGGCGAGTGTGCCTCCTCCGATTCCTCCTGTCACTGTGCCTGTCACGCGACCTCCTGTGTCGCTCTTCAGAGCTGTAAGAATAGCTGTCTGTGTAGTCCCTTGGCTGTCGTTTGTAACCTTCATCCCTTTCAGAGTAGCTGTTGTAGGAATAGTTTCTTCTGCCGTGACGTTCATCCTCCTTACTTCTCCACCTGTTACCTCCATGGTCAGAGCCACTGCCTTCATTGCTGGAATACTCTGAAGAGGAGTACTTCCGATATGACTGATGTTTTTCCTTCTCCTCACTCGGGCTGTGCCTGCTACTCCTGCTCTGTCTCTCAGAGGTTTCATTCGTTctttcaaaattgttttcagACCTCCTTGAAGGCCTGTCTTCCCTTGTCACAAAGTTTCCCTTCACTTGCGTTCTTTCCAGCCTGTCCTTTAGATGGTGCTTCTCACTTTTCCTCCCATACTCGGACTCACTGGAGTTGCTGTGACGTCTTGCCCTGCTGTTGTCTGTGTCCTCACTTTTACGGCTTGACCTCTCTTTGTCCTTTCCTCCTTTAGTATGCTCCACCTTTGCTGAGTGTTTCTCCCTATACTTTTTGCCCCCATCAGATGACTGACTGCTCCTTGAGGAGGACCTTGTTCTATTCAATGACTTACTACCTTCTTTGGTGTCTTCTTTGgattttcttgacattttgcTGCTGTGAGAATGTTTCTCGTCTTCCGAGTCTTCTTGTTGGCTTTCTGACTCAGACTTTGTCTGTATCTTTCTTCTGTGAACCTGCTTCTCACCATTTTTGGAAGACTTTtcccttcctttcttcctctgTAACTTTTGGCTGCTGCTTTCTGCAACAAGTGGTGAGGAAGACGTTCCTTTATGTTTCCCTCCTGTTTTAAGGGCAACTTTGGCTTTCTGTGTTGGAGGACTTTTATCAGCTTTTGTGGGGGAAGCTTTCTTGCTTTTGTTCTTACTCATCTGCTCTGGCTCACTCTCGTCAGTTCCAGACTTTTCTGAGGCACTTGAGCTTTCAGAATGACTTTCCCACTTAGATTTGATCAGTTTGCTGACCATGCGATGGCTGTCTTCCTTTGTCGTACcctttttgtgtttgtgttttggcTTGTCTGCCTGCTCTGTGTTATGCTGGTGTTTCTTTGACCTGTGTTGCTTATGTGAAAGCGTAGGGGGGAGTGCTGCTCCAAAGTAATCATCCTCTTCTGTGTCTTCACTATCATCAGCCGAATCTGCAGTTTTGACTTTCTTTGATTTAGCTTTTTTAGACTTCCTTGGTCTTGGCGACGAGGCTTCAGCTGCTGAACTTTCCTCTGAGGAACCATCTGACTCTGTTTTAACTTCTTCTTCCGTGGCCttctttgacttcttctttgtgCTTTGCCTCCTGCTTTTATCAGTGTTTTTGTCCTCTTCCGAAATAGATTCCTCTGAGGGACTCCTTTGCTCTCGAGATCTCTTTGCCTTCTTCTTCTCTCTGGACCTACCATGATGTGATGAGGTGTGTGGTGGATCTTCCTGGGGTTCTTCCTTCTGTTTGTGggatttcttcttcttgtttctcCTGGTTGACACTGTTTCTACATTTTGAGGCACTTCTTGTTTAGGGGAATGCTTTCGCTGCATAGTTTCATCTTGCGAGGAATCCTCCTCAGACAGTGGGGAAGAGTCTGTTTTTCTTGATCGCTTCTTTTTCTTACTGCTCTTCTTTGATTTCTTACTTTTGGCAGAGTTGTCAACGGAAGTCTTTTGCTTTATCTTAGCTGTGTGTCTTTCTTTACCCCTTCGTTTAGCTTGGCTTTGTAGAACAGCCTCTTCTTTTCCCTCCTCTTCAGATTCTGATTCCGAACCACTTTCTGAAGAATCCTTTTCCACAACCACTTTTGGCCTCTTCGCCTTCCTGGATGATGTCTTCTCTTTGACCACTTTGTCCTTTCTCTTGTACTTCCTTTTCCTGCTTTTCTTCTCTTCCTCGTACAGAGACTCCTCAGACTCAGATGCTTCAGACTCCTGGGTTATTTGTCCCTTCTGGTGTTTTTTCTCTGGTCGCTCATTGCTAGAGCTGATCTCATCCCTCCCTACGGACATATTGTCATCTTCTACATCTGACTCAGactctgatgatgatgactccGGGCTTGGCAGTTTTATGTGCCTTTCTCGGTGTCTACTACCCTTTTGCTGCTTCTTCTTCCTTGCAGGCACCTTCTCTTGGCATTCATCATCTGAACTTTCATCTGTGTCACTGGGTGATTTCCGCCTCCTCGAGCCCTTcttctttttacttttcttgGCATGTTTCCTGTTCAACTCCTCCCCATCTCTTCTCCTCTTCCTTCCATCATCAGAACTTTCTGACCCAGAACTGTGATGTTTCTTCCCATTTTTCCCGACAGTGCCCTTGGAAGAGTTGCTGCCATTTTTCTGCGAAGTGGAAGACCTGTTGTTGCCATTTCCGTTTCCCTGTTGTGAGTGGCTGTTTCGATCCCCGCTGGACGTCTTGCCTTCCCCATCAACAGCTTCATCCCTGCTTCCATTGCCGGAGGCAGGTGCTACGTCTTCTGTACCAGCCttgtttgaacttttcttgGGAGATGTGCTTGGCCTTTGCTTAGGAATGAATTGCTGAGGCACCAACAGACTTGGAGAACCTCCTGCAATGGCAGCAGTGAGGCCTGGTTTGGGCTGAGATGGTTTGACAACATTCGGTGGTGGTTTTAAAGGCCAGGCATGGGGGACAGGAGGTTTTTGCCTGTTTGATGTATTCCGCTTTACCTGAACACTTCTTACAGCCCACTCCTCCTGTTGGTCACTACACCACCCAGGCTCAGTGTAAGGGTACCAACCACGATTTAAAGCACTTGGAGAGTTGGAACCGTCCGAGCGGAAGTCCTTCTGATCATATAAGGCATCGATGATGGACTGAAGATCTGCAGAATGTGGCGTTGTGTCTTCTTCAGGGTGCTGGCTACTGTCAGGTCCTGCATTGGTCAGTGCACGAAACTCAAAGTGAAGAGGATTACAGCTGTAGGACAAGACAGGTGAAGTCTTTGTGAAGTGGATCATCTCTGCCGGCCACTGCAAGACTGTGTCGTCTTTGCTGACAACATCAACAAAGCTTGGCTTCCCTTCTTTGGCAGGGACCTCTGAGGAACTGTCCAGCTTGGAAGGGATTCCTTGAGACAGCTCTTTTTTCAAAGGGCTTGGCTTCCTGGAAATCATTGTGCAGCTTGGATGAGAGCCATTTGAATTTTTTGAAAGGCTGTTTCCATTTCTGTTTGATGTAGTAACTTCTCTATGCTGGTAACTGGTGTCCTTTGATTCCTGTTTCACATGCACAGCTATCTCCTGTTCACCAGAGCTGATAGTTGTGTCATTTTTCTCACATCCAACATCA
Above is a genomic segment from Branchiostoma floridae strain S238N-H82 chromosome 16, Bfl_VNyyK, whole genome shotgun sequence containing:
- the LOC118403184 gene encoding G patch domain-containing protein 8-like isoform X2, which codes for MADKFARYNESRDFEGGNSFDQYEEGQYDVEQASIFQPIPEDNLGHRLLQKHGWRVGQGLGRKEQGRTDPLPIEVKDDLLGVGRMEMEMEHVEGTTERRKMLEIEKEETEELRQKYKENAEKERAIAEALKDLKDNFYCELCDKQYYKHQEFDNHINSYDHAHKQRLKDLKAREFGRNVSSKWRKEEKKREKEMRRLHELAEQRAQAKRSGGSAAGGMFKSGFVEVGGSDGSPKENQSWHSVPPPELDNDDLTDNEEVDMDVPSPEPEPTPMMDTPIPGPPAPPLPPEPLPPPPEEAPPPPPPPEDEEEMRQIETSAMSLLGKALAKKRLETFSNSHPNGGSSVGQGASMSPKPGFSFSIVKKKASTKIQLASVFGDNAEENGDDSEEENPTGQKKKMSALPPPTEVPKKEKNEEADKKDEKDVRKRRRVKKEEEDDGEREYYHYFPPAHCTVKPRWPFMIFIKSNDHIILNKDTGLVETVRRKKKKNGAYEQKSDNNNVLVDTEESSNKELLEESRTQKCDDTDVGCEKNDTTISSGEQEIAVHVKQESKDTSYQHREVTTSNRNGNSLSKNSNGSHPSCTMISRKPSPLKKELSQGIPSKLDSSSEVPAKEGKPSFVDVVSKDDTVLQWPAEMIHFTKTSPVLSYSCNPLHFEFRALTNAGPDSSQHPEEDTTPHSADLQSIIDALYDQKDFRSDGSNSPSALNRGWYPYTEPGWCSDQQEEWAVRSVQVKRNTSNRQKPPVPHAWPLKPPPNVVKPSQPKPGLTAAIAGGSPSLLVPQQFIPKQRPSTSPKKSSNKAGTEDVAPASGNGSRDEAVDGEGKTSSGDRNSHSQQGNGNGNNRSSTSQKNGSNSSKGTVGKNGKKHHSSGSESSDDGRKRRRDGEELNRKHAKKSKKKKGSRRRKSPSDTDESSDDECQEKVPARKKKQQKGSRHRERHIKLPSPESSSSESESDVEDDNMSVGRDEISSSNERPEKKHQKGQITQESEASESEESLYEEEKKSRKRKYKRKDKVVKEKTSSRKAKRPKVVVEKDSSESGSESESEEEGKEEAVLQSQAKRRGKERHTAKIKQKTSVDNSAKSKKSKKSSKKKKRSRKTDSSPLSEEDSSQDETMQRKHSPKQEVPQNVETVSTRRNKKKKSHKQKEEPQEDPPHTSSHHGRSREKKKAKRSREQRSPSEESISEEDKNTDKSRRQSTKKKSKKATEEEVKTESDGSSEESSAAEASSPRPRKSKKAKSKKVKTADSADDSEDTEEDDYFGAALPPTLSHKQHRSKKHQHNTEQADKPKHKHKKGTTKEDSHRMVSKLIKSKWESHSESSSASEKSGTDESEPEQMSKNKSKKASPTKADKSPPTQKAKVALKTGGKHKGTSSSPLVAESSSQKLQRKKGREKSSKNGEKQVHRRKIQTKSESESQQEDSEDEKHSHSSKMSRKSKEDTKEGSKSLNRTRSSSRSSQSSDGGKKYREKHSAKVEHTKGGKDKERSSRKSEDTDNSRARRHSNSSESEYGRKSEKHHLKDRLERTQVKGNFVTREDRPSRRSENNFERTNETSERQSRSSRHSPSEEKEKHQSYRKYSSSEYSSNEGSGSDHGGNRWRSKEDERHGRRNYSYNSYSERDEGYKRQPRDYTDSYSYSSEERHRRSRDRHSDRRNRRRHTRHSSSDYSTSGEHSDYNKHHARRGHKRHYSDSEDRYSSDRSYSRHSRKSSRYSPRRSRSINNRRPSRENSEKRDDSRSRERDDSHHQANRSTTLSSQQTIEDVPETVSVPTTLIKSEPNSKEVTSPVDRPHNEAMAAIAKQLLQKARNKKSASDETADAAVRAGIKLKNPPAGYFGPKLPPSLEKKAVLPIIGKIPLVKKMMIKKEAVSPVTGKKDDVAEAIFKLEELPTEEMAGNSFLPTDASVMDASRAEGGAGKISFTMNQTPRIVRPDVRKEPSQDVTKENKEQDKKEESVGQAKVPAISPEEMDKYRRLQEQAQLHIQKQLELQQKQKEQQHERQQLHNPPPQPQQQPQVISQPPSAPPLPPLTAPPFSFSGYQAPPPPMYVSALPPVPVPPPGFLPPPVLPPPPGMPFGGTLPPPMRHAPIPLRQPRLALTKDEPPPPGT
- the LOC118403184 gene encoding G patch domain-containing protein 8-like isoform X1, giving the protein MTGKEGKALPGQGRTRGGGKTRKGGNSFDQYEEGQYDVEQASIFQPIPEDNLGHRLLQKHGWRVGQGLGRKEQGRTDPLPIEVKDDLLGVGRMEMEMEHVEGTTERRKMLEIEKEETEELRQKYKENAEKERAIAEALKDLKDNFYCELCDKQYYKHQEFDNHINSYDHAHKQRLKDLKAREFGRNVSSKWRKEEKKREKEMRRLHELAEQRAQAKSGGSAAGGMFKSGFVEVGGSDGSPKENQSWHSVPPPELDNDDLTDNEEVDMDVPSPEPEPTPMMDTPIPGPPAPPLPPEPLPPPPEEAPPPPPPPEDEEEMRQIETSAMSLLGKALAKKRLETFSNSHPNGGSSVGQGASMSPKPGFSFSIVKKKASTKIQLASVFGDNAEENGDDSEEENPTGQKKKMSALPPPTEVPKKEKNEEADKKDEKDVRKRRRVKKEEEDDGEREYYHYFPPAHCTVKPRWPFMIFIKSNDHIILNKDTGLVETVRRKKKKNGAYEQKSDNNNVLVDTEESSNKELLEESRTQKCDDTDVGCEKNDTTISSGEQEIAVHVKQESKDTSYQHREVTTSNRNGNSLSKNSNGSHPSCTMISRKPSPLKKELSQGIPSKLDSSSEVPAKEGKPSFVDVVSKDDTVLQWPAEMIHFTKTSPVLSYSCNPLHFEFRALTNAGPDSSQHPEEDTTPHSADLQSIIDALYDQKDFRSDGSNSPSALNRGWYPYTEPGWCSDQQEEWAVRSVQVKRNTSNRQKPPVPHAWPLKPPPNVVKPSQPKPGLTAAIAGGSPSLLVPQQFIPKQRPSTSPKKSSNKAGTEDVAPASGNGSRDEAVDGEGKTSSGDRNSHSQQGNGNGNNRSSTSQKNGSNSSKGTVGKNGKKHHSSGSESSDDGRKRRRDGEELNRKHAKKSKKKKGSRRRKSPSDTDESSDDECQEKVPARKKKQQKGSRHRERHIKLPSPESSSSESESDVEDDNMSVGRDEISSSNERPEKKHQKGQITQESEASESEESLYEEEKKSRKRKYKRKDKVVKEKTSSRKAKRPKVVVEKDSSESGSESESEEEGKEEAVLQSQAKRRGKERHTAKIKQKTSVDNSAKSKKSKKSSKKKKRSRKTDSSPLSEEDSSQDETMQRKHSPKQEVPQNVETVSTRRNKKKKSHKQKEEPQEDPPHTSSHHGRSREKKKAKRSREQRSPSEESISEEDKNTDKSRRQSTKKKSKKATEEEVKTESDGSSEESSAAEASSPRPRKSKKAKSKKVKTADSADDSEDTEEDDYFGAALPPTLSHKQHRSKKHQHNTEQADKPKHKHKKGTTKEDSHRMVSKLIKSKWESHSESSSASEKSGTDESEPEQMSKNKSKKASPTKADKSPPTQKAKVALKTGGKHKGTSSSPLVAESSSQKLQRKKGREKSSKNGEKQVHRRKIQTKSESESQQEDSEDEKHSHSSKMSRKSKEDTKEGSKSLNRTRSSSRSSQSSDGGKKYREKHSAKVEHTKGGKDKERSSRKSEDTDNSRARRHSNSSESEYGRKSEKHHLKDRLERTQVKGNFVTREDRPSRRSENNFERTNETSERQSRSSRHSPSEEKEKHQSYRKYSSSEYSSNEGSGSDHGGNRWRSKEDERHGRRNYSYNSYSERDEGYKRQPRDYTDSYSYSSEERHRRSRDRHSDRRNRRRHTRHSSSDYSTSGEHSDYNKHHARRGHKRHYSDSEDRYSSDRSYSRHSRKSSRYSPRRSRSINNRRPSRENSEKRDDSRSRERDDSHHQANRSTTLSSQQTIEDVPETVSVPTTLIKSEPNSKEVTSPVDRPHNEAMAAIAKQLLQKARNKKSASDETADAAVRAGIKLKNPPAGYFGPKLPPSLEKKAVLPIIGKIPLVKKMMIKKEAVSPVTGKKDDVAEAIFKLEELPTEEMAGNSFLPTDASVMDASRAEGGAGKISFTMNQTPRIVRPDVRKEPSQDVTKENKEQDKKEESVGQAKVPAISPEEMDKYRRLQEQAQLHIQKQLELQQKQKEQQHERQQLHNPPPQPQQQPQVISQPPSAPPLPPLTAPPFSFSGYQAPPPPMYVSALPPVPVPPPGFLPPPVLPPPPGMPFGGTLPPPMRHAPIPLRQPRLALTKDEPPPPGT
- the LOC118403184 gene encoding G patch domain-containing protein 8-like isoform X5; the encoded protein is MTGKEGKALPGQGRTRGGGKTRKGGNSFDQYEEGQYDVEQASIFQPIPEDNLGHRLLQKHGWRVGQGLGRKEQGRTDPLPIEVKDDLLGVGRMEMEMEHVEGTTERRKMLEIEKEETEELRQKYKENAEKERAIAEALKDLKDNFYCELCDKQYYKHQEFDNHINSYDHAHKQRLKDLKAREFGRNVSSKWRKEEKKREKEMRRLHELAEQRAQAKRSGGSAAGGMFKSGFVEVGGSDGSPKENQSWHSVPPPELDNDDLTDNEEVDMDVPSPEPEPTPMMDTPIPGPPAPPLPPEPLPPPPEEAPPPPPPPEDEEEMRQIETSAMSLLGKALAKKRLETFSNSHPNGGSSVGQGASMSPKPGFSFSIVKKKASTKIQLASVFGDNAEENGDDSEEENPTGQKKKMSALPPPTEVPKKEKNEEADKKDEKDVRKRRRVKKEEEDDGEREYYHYFPPAHCTVKPRWPFMIFIKSNDHIILNKDTGLVETVRRKKKKNGAYEQKSDNNNVLVDTEESSNKELLEESRTQKCDDTDVGCEKNDTTISSGEQEIAVHVKQESKDTSYQHREVTTSNRNGNSLSKNSNGSHPSCTMISRKPSPLKKELSQGIPSKLDSSSEVPAKEGKPSFVDVVSKDDTVLQWPAEMIHFTKTSPVLSYSCNPLHFEFRALTNAGPDSSQHPEEDTTPHSADLQSIIDALYDQKDFRSDGSNSPSALNRGWYPYTEPGWCSDQQEEWAVRSVQVKRNTSNRQKPPVPHAWPLKPPPNVVKPSQPKPGLTAAIAGGSPSLLVPQQFIPKQRPSTSPKKSSNKAGTEDVAPASGNGSRDEAVDGEGKTSSGDRNSHSQQGNGNGNNRSSTSQKNGSNSSKGTVGKNGKKHHSSGSESSDDGRKRRRDGEELNRKHAKKSKKKKGSRRRKSPSDTDESSDDECQEKVPARKKKQQKGSRHRERHIKLPSPESSSSESESDVEDDNMSVGRDEISSSNERPEKKHQKGQITQESEASESEESLYEEEKKSRKRKYKRKDKVVKEKTSSRKAKRPKVVVEKDSSESGSESESEEEGKEEAVLQSQAKRRGKERHTAKIKQKTSVDNSAKSKKSKKSSKKKKRSRKTDSSPLSEEDSSQDETMQRKHSPKQEVPQNVETVSTRRNKKKKSHKQKEEPQEDPPHTSSHHGRSREKKKAKRSREQRSPSEESISEEDKNTDKSRRQSTKKKSKKATEEEVKTESDGSSEESSAAEASSPRPRKSKKAKSKKVKTADSADDSEDTEEDDYFGAALPPTLSHKQHRSKKHQHNTEQADKPKHKHKKGTTKEDSHRMVSKLIKSKWESHSESSSASEKSGTDESEPEQMSKNKSKKASPTKADKSPPTQKAKVALKTGGKHKGTSSSPLVAESSSQKLQRKKGREKSSKNGEKQVHRRKIQTKSESESQQEDSEDEKHSHSSKMSRKSKEDTKEGSKSLNRTRSSSRSSQSSDGGKKYREKHSAKVEHTKGGKDKERSSRKSEDTDNSRARRHSNSSESEYGRKSEKHHLKDRLERTQVKGNFVTREDRPSRRSENNFERTNETSERQSRSSRHSPSEEKEKHQSYRKYSSSEYSSNEGSGSDHGGNRWRSKEDERHGRRNYSYNSYSERDEGYKRQPRDYTDSYSYSSEERHRRSRDRHSDRRNRRRHTRHSSSDYSTSGEHSDYNKHHARRGHKRHYSDSEDRYSSDRSYSRHSRKSSRYSPRRSRSINNRRPSRENSEKRDDSRSRERDDSHHQANRSTTLSSQQTIEDVPETVSVPTTLIKSEPNSKEVTSPVDRPHNEAMAAIAKQLLQKARNKKSASDETADAAVRAGIKLKNPPAGYFGPKLPPSLEKKAVLPIIGKIPLVKKMMIKKEAVSPVTGKKDDVAEAIFKLEELPTEEMAGNSFLPTDASVMDASRAEGGAGKISFTMNQTPRIVRPDVRKEPSQDVTKENKEQDKKEESVGQAKVPAISPEEMDKYRRLQEQAQLHIQKQLELQQKQKEQQHERQQLHNPPPQPQQQPQVISQPPSAPPLPPLTAPPFSFSGYQAPPPPMYVSALPPVPVPPPGFLPPPVLPPPPGMPFGGTLPPPMRHAPIPLRQPRLALTKDEPPPPGT